A window of Juglans regia cultivar Chandler chromosome 7, Walnut 2.0, whole genome shotgun sequence contains these coding sequences:
- the LOC108982900 gene encoding NADP-specific glutamate dehydrogenase-like isoform X1: MLLPGSGVGMNSTMDDMNLIQQAQRHHLVARELGEEIDLEIGPGDDDPSFANTPLIGGPPREPSSEGQDETKQMVMVSQLPSDDQDMLKMQPAKRKKKVVKRWREEWADTYKWAYVDVKEGTARIFCSVCREYGRKHRRNPYGNEGSRNMQMSALEEHNNSLLHKEALRLQMASKDKIIVDKPIYVKALMSKTAGSIVEAALKRDPHEVEFVQSVQEVVHALERVIAKNSHYVNIMERLLEPERIIIFRVPWVDDRGETHVNRGFRVQFNQALGPCRGGIRFHPSMTLSIAKFLGFEQTLKNALSPYKLGGAAGGSDFDPKGKSDNEIMRFCQSFMNEIYRYLGPDKDLPSEDMGVGTREMGYLFGQYRRLAGHFQGSFTGPRIFWSGSSLRTEATGYGLVFFAQLMLADVNKELKGLRCAVSGSGKIALHVLEKLIAYGALPITVSDSKGYLVDEDGFDYMKISFLRDIKAQQRSLRDYSKTYARSKYYDEAKPWNERCDVAFPCASQNEIDQADAISLVNSDCRILVEGSNMPCTPEAVDVLRKANILIAPAMAAGAGGVVAGELELNHECNLVHWSPEDFESKLQEAIKQTYQRALKAAADFGYQKESPEALVHGAVISAFMTIAQAMNDQGCV, translated from the exons ATGTTGCTACCAGGAAGTGGAGTAGGGATGAATTCCACAATGGATGATATGAACCTGATTCAGCAGGCACAGAGGCATCACCTAGTGGCTAGAGAATTAGGAGAAGAGATAGATTTAGAAATTGGCCCTGGGGATGATGATCCTTCATTTGCTAACACCCCACTCATTGGTGGCCCACCCCGAGAACCTTCTTCAGAAGGGCAGGATGAGACCAAGCAGATGGTAATGGTTTCTCAGCTCCCCAGTGATGATCAAGATATGTTAAAGATGCAACCtgcaaaaaggaagaagaaggtcGTGAAAAGATGGAGAGAGGAATGGGCTGATACCTACAAATGGGCTTATGTTGATGTGAAAGAGGGGACAGCAAGAATTTTCTGCTCTGTATGTAGGGAGTATGGTCGGAAGCATAGAAGAAACCCCTATGGGAATGAAGGCAGTCGGAATATGCAGATGAGTGCACTGGAAGAGCACAACAATAGCTTGCTTCACAAAGAGGCTCTTCGTCTCCAGATGGCCTCTAAGGATAAGATTATTGTTGACAAGCCAATCTATGTTAAAG CTCTTATGTCAAAAACGGCTGGATCAATTGTTGAAGCAGCACTGAAAAGGGATCCTCATGAGGTTGAATTCGTACAATCAGTGCAGGAAGTTGTTCATGCTTTAGAAAGAGTGATTGCAAAGAATTCTCA TTATGTCAATATTATGGAGCGGTTATTAGAACCTGAGCGTATTATTATTTTCCGAGTGCCATGGGTTGATGATAGAGGTGAGACACATGTCAACAGAGGCTTTCGGGTTCAATTTAACCAAGCATTGGGTCCATGTAGGGGTGGTATTCGTTTTCATCCATCAATGACCTTAAGTATTGCCAAGTTCCTTGGTTTTGAACAG ACTTTAAAGAATGCCTTATCGCCATACAAACTAGGAGGTGCAGCAGGTGGAAGTGATTTTGATCCAAAAGGAAAAAGTGATAATGAG ATTATGCGCTTTTGCCAAAGTTTCATGAATGAGATATATCGTTATTTGGGTCCTGACAAG GACCTTCCATCAGAGGATATGGGTGTTGGTACTCGGGAAATGGGGTATCTGTTTGGACAATATCGACGTCTAGCTGGTCATTTTCAG GGAAGTTTTACAGGGCCAAGGATATTTTGGTCTGGCTCTAGCCTCCGAACTGAAGCTACTGGCTATGGGCTG GTTTTCTTTGCACAGCTCATGCTTGCAGATGTGAACAAAGAACTCAAAGGATTAAG ATGTGCAGTAAGTGGTTCTGGAAAGATTGCACTGCATGTTCTGGAGAAGCTTATTGCATATGGTGCTCTTCCCATCACGGTATCCg ATTCGAAGGGGTATTTGGTGGATGAGGACGGATTTGATTacatgaaaatatcatttttgagAGATATCAAAGCCCAGCAGAGAAGTTTGAG AGACTATTCAAAGACTTATGCTCGATCTAAGTACTATGATGAAGCAAAACCTTGGAATGAAAGGTGTGATGTTGCATTTCCTTGTGCTTCCCAAAATGAAATCGATCAGGCTGATGCCATTAGTCTCGTCAATTCAGATTGTCGTATACTAGTAGAAG GTTCAAACATGCCCTGTACCCCTGAGGCGGTTGACGTTCTGAGAAAAGCTAATATTCTCATTGCTCCTGCAATGGCTGCTGGTGCTGGGGGG GTTGTTGCTGGAGAGCTTGAATTAAATCATGAGTGTAATTTGGTGCATTGGTCACCAGAGGACTTTGAGTCAAAATTACAG GAAGCAATAAAACAAACTTACCAGAGAGCCCTGAAAGCTGCAGCTGATTTTGGTTATCAAAAGGAGAGTCCTGA AGCTTTGGTACATGGAGCAGTCATCTCTGCTTTTATGACTATTGCTCAAGCTATGAACGACCAAGGATGTGTATAG
- the LOC108982900 gene encoding NADP-specific glutamate dehydrogenase-like isoform X2: MLLPGSGVGMNSTMDDMNLIQQAQRHHLVARELGEEIDLEIGPGDDDPSFANTPLIGGPPREPSSEGQDETKQMVMVSQLPSDDQDMLKMQPAKRKKKVVKRWREEWADTYKWAYVDVKEGTARIFCSVCREYGRKHRRNPYGNEGSRNMQMSALEEHNNSLLHKEALRLQMASKDKIIVDKPIYVKALMSKTAGSIVEAALKRDPHEVEFVQSVQEVVHALERVIAKNSHYVNIMERLLEPERIIIFRVPWVDDRGETHVNRGFRVQFNQALGPCRGGIRFHPSMTLSIAKFLGFEQTLKNALSPYKLGGAAGGSDFDPKGKSDNEIMRFCQSFMNEIYRYLGPDKDLPSEDMGVGTREMGYLFGQYRRLAGHFQGSFTGPRIFWSGSSLRTEATGYGLVFFAQLMLADVNKELKGLRCAVSGSGKIALHVLEKLIAYGALPITVSDSKGYLVDEDGFDYMKISFLRDIKAQQRSLRDYSKTYARSKYYDEAKPWNERCDVAFPCASQNEIDQADAISLVNSDCRILVEGSNMPCTPEAVDVLRKANILIAPAMAAGAGGVVAGELELNHECNLVHWSPEDFESKLQEAIKQTYQRALKAAADFGYQKESPEALVHRAVCLCFDYFSSYERSRM, translated from the exons ATGTTGCTACCAGGAAGTGGAGTAGGGATGAATTCCACAATGGATGATATGAACCTGATTCAGCAGGCACAGAGGCATCACCTAGTGGCTAGAGAATTAGGAGAAGAGATAGATTTAGAAATTGGCCCTGGGGATGATGATCCTTCATTTGCTAACACCCCACTCATTGGTGGCCCACCCCGAGAACCTTCTTCAGAAGGGCAGGATGAGACCAAGCAGATGGTAATGGTTTCTCAGCTCCCCAGTGATGATCAAGATATGTTAAAGATGCAACCtgcaaaaaggaagaagaaggtcGTGAAAAGATGGAGAGAGGAATGGGCTGATACCTACAAATGGGCTTATGTTGATGTGAAAGAGGGGACAGCAAGAATTTTCTGCTCTGTATGTAGGGAGTATGGTCGGAAGCATAGAAGAAACCCCTATGGGAATGAAGGCAGTCGGAATATGCAGATGAGTGCACTGGAAGAGCACAACAATAGCTTGCTTCACAAAGAGGCTCTTCGTCTCCAGATGGCCTCTAAGGATAAGATTATTGTTGACAAGCCAATCTATGTTAAAG CTCTTATGTCAAAAACGGCTGGATCAATTGTTGAAGCAGCACTGAAAAGGGATCCTCATGAGGTTGAATTCGTACAATCAGTGCAGGAAGTTGTTCATGCTTTAGAAAGAGTGATTGCAAAGAATTCTCA TTATGTCAATATTATGGAGCGGTTATTAGAACCTGAGCGTATTATTATTTTCCGAGTGCCATGGGTTGATGATAGAGGTGAGACACATGTCAACAGAGGCTTTCGGGTTCAATTTAACCAAGCATTGGGTCCATGTAGGGGTGGTATTCGTTTTCATCCATCAATGACCTTAAGTATTGCCAAGTTCCTTGGTTTTGAACAG ACTTTAAAGAATGCCTTATCGCCATACAAACTAGGAGGTGCAGCAGGTGGAAGTGATTTTGATCCAAAAGGAAAAAGTGATAATGAG ATTATGCGCTTTTGCCAAAGTTTCATGAATGAGATATATCGTTATTTGGGTCCTGACAAG GACCTTCCATCAGAGGATATGGGTGTTGGTACTCGGGAAATGGGGTATCTGTTTGGACAATATCGACGTCTAGCTGGTCATTTTCAG GGAAGTTTTACAGGGCCAAGGATATTTTGGTCTGGCTCTAGCCTCCGAACTGAAGCTACTGGCTATGGGCTG GTTTTCTTTGCACAGCTCATGCTTGCAGATGTGAACAAAGAACTCAAAGGATTAAG ATGTGCAGTAAGTGGTTCTGGAAAGATTGCACTGCATGTTCTGGAGAAGCTTATTGCATATGGTGCTCTTCCCATCACGGTATCCg ATTCGAAGGGGTATTTGGTGGATGAGGACGGATTTGATTacatgaaaatatcatttttgagAGATATCAAAGCCCAGCAGAGAAGTTTGAG AGACTATTCAAAGACTTATGCTCGATCTAAGTACTATGATGAAGCAAAACCTTGGAATGAAAGGTGTGATGTTGCATTTCCTTGTGCTTCCCAAAATGAAATCGATCAGGCTGATGCCATTAGTCTCGTCAATTCAGATTGTCGTATACTAGTAGAAG GTTCAAACATGCCCTGTACCCCTGAGGCGGTTGACGTTCTGAGAAAAGCTAATATTCTCATTGCTCCTGCAATGGCTGCTGGTGCTGGGGGG GTTGTTGCTGGAGAGCTTGAATTAAATCATGAGTGTAATTTGGTGCATTGGTCACCAGAGGACTTTGAGTCAAAATTACAG GAAGCAATAAAACAAACTTACCAGAGAGCCCTGAAAGCTGCAGCTGATTTTGGTTATCAAAAGGAGAGTCCTGA AGCTTTGGTACATAGAGCAGTTTGTCTCTGCTTTGACTATTTCTCTAGCTATGAACGATCAAGGATGTGA